The following proteins are co-located in the Thermosipho africanus Ob7 genome:
- a CDS encoding precorrin-2 dehydrogenase/sirohydrochlorin ferrochelatase family protein, with protein sequence MDYLPVILNIKGKKCLIVGGGKVAARKIKYLLGRVEITVISKDFCREIKEMEGIKLVRKAYDSSDLDGFDIVIAATNDERTNKQIFLDAQNKNVLVNNATSKEYCDFLMPAFFNYKDFIVAVSSFGNSPKRAKNLKEKIKRYLGGLDV encoded by the coding sequence ATGGATTACTTGCCAGTAATTTTAAACATAAAAGGTAAGAAATGTTTGATTGTAGGTGGAGGAAAAGTTGCAGCAAGAAAAATAAAATACCTTCTTGGAAGAGTTGAAATAACAGTAATTTCAAAGGATTTTTGTAGAGAGATAAAAGAGATGGAAGGTATAAAGCTTGTGAGAAAAGCATATGACTCTTCAGATTTAGATGGCTTTGACATAGTTATTGCTGCAACAAATGATGAGAGAACAAATAAGCAGATTTTTCTGGATGCACAAAATAAAAATGTTCTTGTAAATAATGCAACAAGTAAAGAATATTGTGATTTTTTAATGCCGGCTTTTTTCAACTACAAAGACTTTATAGTTGCGGTTTCAAGCTTTGGTAATTCTCCAAAAAGGGCAAAAAATTTAAAAGAAAAGATAAAAAGATATTTGGGGGGATTGGATGTTTGA